The genomic stretch GAAAGAAGGCGAATTGGTAGGTGAAATCGTGCCATTGGACGATACACAGCCTGCGACCTCTATTCTATCAGCCGAACAGAGTGTTCTGGTCGGATTCTTCCGCACTGATCTGGTCGATTTGATAAACACGCACCCCAGGATGGGATTCAAAATTCTCTGCCGTTTGGCGCAAATTATGTCCCACCGCATGCAACATGCAATGACCGACCTGCGAAAAATACGCACGACACTGATGAAAATGGAAAACACATCACAACCACCAACACCAGAGGAGGAAGTCGGGATATGACGAAGATTGAGGCGGTTCACGCCCGTGAAATACTGGACTCGAGGGGAAATCCAACTGTCGAAGCTGATGTGCGTCTGAGTTCTGGCATTATCGGCCGCGCAGCCGTACCTTCGGGGGCTTCAACAGGCGTACACG from Gemmatimonadota bacterium encodes the following:
- a CDS encoding cyclic nucleotide-binding domain-containing protein; its protein translation is MTLQDPEWGNMILRDNKQENLQDILARLALFDTLTRQELHTIERIVHRRRFVPGEMIPTPRSGLFVVVSGTVHVVQRLSDGEQIILDTLKEGELVGEIVPLDDTQPATSILSAEQSVLVGFFRTDLVDLINTHPRMGFKILCRLAQIMSHRMQHAMTDLRKIRTTLMKMENTSQPPTPEEEVGI